One genomic window of Fusarium fujikuroi IMI 58289 draft genome, chromosome FFUJ_chr01 includes the following:
- a CDS encoding probable polysaccharide export protein (CAP59), which translates to MVSHTNRLYLRRLLRSRFPKIVFILVVIINVLDVLRIHRNLLDADRTPAPKLSQPLGRIYIASMHFNNERVIRDHWGPAVIELAKLFGRENVFVSVFESGSWDKTKRELHHMDQELEKLGVPHRVEMSDVTHKDEIENPNKGEGWIDTPRGKRELRRIPYLAKLRNKTLQDLIDLSKKGEHFDKVLFLNDVVFTTDDVLKLLGTNGGDYAAACSLDFSKPPQYYDTFALRDTNGQAHAMSTWPYFKGSVSRNALVNHLDAVPVASCWNGIVAMPVEPFISSSKLRFRGIPDSLAEHHLEGCECCLIHADNPLSKTRGVYLNPHVRVGYNLHAYQAVHPEQGAWVSTWQIFSGLWINRIMRWVSSPFDAWVVRGRVAEWEKLGGREPGEFCLINEMQVLVERGWAHV; encoded by the exons CGAATTCATAGAAACCTACTCGATGCCGATCGCACTCCAGCCCCGAAGCTCTCGCAGCCTCTAGGGCGCATCTATATCGCAAGCATGCACTTCAATAACGAGCGCGTAATAAGAGATCACTGGGGTCCTGCGGTGATAGAACTTGCAAAGCTTTTCGGGCGAGAGAATGTCTTTGTCAGTGTATTTGAGAGCGGGAGCTGGGACAAAACTAAAAGGGAGCTGCATCACATGGATCAGGAGCTCGAGAAACTGGGAGTTCCTCATCGGGTGGAGATGTCGGATGTCACGCAtaaagatgagattgagaatCCGAATAAGGGAGAAGGCTGGATCGACACACCTAGGGGGAAACGCGAGTTAAGAAGGATACCGTATCTCGCAAAGCTGAGAAACAAGACGCTACAGGACTTGATAGACCTATCCAAGAAAGGAGAGCATTTCGATAAggttctcttcctcaacgacGTCGTCTTCACG ACAGACGATGtgctcaagctccttggcaCGAATGGCGGCGACTATGCTGCAGCTTGCTCGCTTGATTTCTCGAAACCGCCACAGTACTATGATACATTTGCGCTGAGGGATACAAACGGACAGGCACATGCGATGTCTACCTGGCCGTATTTCAAGGGCAGTGTTTCGAGGAATGCTCTTGTTAATCACTTGGATGCTGTGCCTGTTGCGAGCTGCTGGAATGGAATTG TCGCCATGCCCGTAGAGCCTTTTATTTCATCGTCGAAGCTGCGCTTCCGAGGTATTCCGGACTCTCTGGCTGAACACCACCTCGAAGGCTGTGAATGCTGCCTTATCCACGCCGACAATCCCCTCTCCAAAACGAGAGGTGTATACCTCAATCCTCATGTCCGCGTAGGCTATAACCTACATGCATACCAAGCCGTGCATCCCGAACAAGGCGCATGGGTGTCGACATGGCAGATCTTCTCTGGTCTCTGGATCAATCGCATAATGCGGTGGGTATCATCACCGTTTGACGCATGGGTGGTCAGGGGGCGTGTTGCGGAGTGGGAGAAATTAGGGGGGAGAGAGCCTGGCGAGTTTTGCCTGATTAACGAGATGCAGGTTCTTGTTGAAAGAGGTTGGGCACATGTTTAG